One window from the genome of Leptospira broomii serovar Hurstbridge str. 5399 encodes:
- a CDS encoding carboxymuconolactone decarboxylase family protein codes for MNLRFDYARAYPAALQAMLSLEEFTKSGGIDSKLRELVKIRASQINGCAFCLYMHTKDARSEGEEEKRIYLLNSWKESPYYTEKERAALEVTEYVTKISQEGLPDHVYENARAYFDEKEFVALIMLINTINSWNRIAITTGKQAPLA; via the coding sequence ATGAATCTTAGATTCGATTATGCCAGAGCATATCCGGCTGCATTGCAAGCAATGCTGTCCTTGGAGGAATTCACTAAATCGGGAGGAATCGACTCTAAACTGCGTGAACTGGTTAAAATCAGGGCTTCGCAAATAAACGGCTGCGCATTTTGTCTTTATATGCATACGAAGGACGCCCGATCGGAAGGCGAGGAGGAAAAAAGGATATATTTACTCAACTCATGGAAGGAATCTCCTTACTATACCGAAAAAGAAAGAGCAGCGTTAGAGGTTACGGAATACGTAACTAAAATTTCTCAGGAAGGATTACCGGACCATGTATACGAAAATGCAAGAGCCTATTTCGACGAAAAAGAATTTGTGGCATTGATCATGTTAATAAACACGATTAATTCATGGAATCGGATCGCAATAACCACCGGAAAGCAGGCACCATTAGCATGA
- a CDS encoding DUF4136 domain-containing protein, which yields MKLIRNSLLLLQFLCLGCTSAQIQSSYDTSLDFAKYKTFDWYPSKEKNDEKYFGDFSVQREIRFLLRRELEGRGLTLNSKKPDLLVEFHGVVESKLVEERVPAFSGMSYGYSPYYYGGPPIGALPYYGGYNSMYPYGYNNVPYQIPNQSHVQEFKDGTLLVDIVDRKTNQLVWRGWAEDSLEDLDDLKNELKSEIPKLMKGYPNSSKR from the coding sequence ATGAAATTGATTCGTAATTCGCTCTTACTTTTGCAATTTTTATGTCTGGGTTGCACCTCTGCGCAAATTCAATCTTCTTACGATACGTCCCTGGATTTTGCGAAATACAAAACTTTCGACTGGTACCCTTCTAAAGAAAAGAATGATGAAAAGTATTTCGGTGATTTTAGCGTCCAACGGGAGATTCGATTTCTTCTTCGAAGAGAATTAGAGGGCAGGGGTCTCACCTTAAACTCTAAGAAGCCGGATTTATTAGTGGAATTTCACGGAGTTGTCGAAAGCAAATTGGTGGAAGAGCGTGTGCCTGCATTCTCGGGAATGAGTTATGGTTATAGTCCGTATTATTACGGGGGGCCGCCGATAGGAGCACTTCCGTATTACGGTGGATACAACTCGATGTATCCTTATGGATATAATAATGTTCCGTATCAGATTCCCAACCAATCTCATGTTCAAGAGTTTAAGGACGGAACGTTATTGGTGGATATTGTGGATCGTAAAACGAATCAATTGGTTTGGAGAGGGTGGGCGGAAGATAGTTTGGAAGATTTGGACGATCTTAAAAACGAACTCAAGAGCGAAATTCCCAAACTCATGAAAGGATATCCGAATTCTTCCAAACGATAG